From a single Lusitaniella coriacea LEGE 07157 genomic region:
- a CDS encoding retropepsin-like aspartic protease family protein — MKKTLIQALLLSLGLSLIPSIARTQSQEGCYMIGADGQRIDLGRICGQPSSGGNSAAQNFKIPIKRRESGTPVIDVVFNGKQTFEMLLDTGASHTVITPAMAEALSLQPVADTASETGVAFPLGLVESMEAGSIAIGDILVAVSPALELGLLGQDFYGSYDVTIREKFVEFRSR, encoded by the coding sequence ATGAAAAAAACGCTGATTCAGGCACTTTTGTTGAGTTTAGGACTGAGTTTAATTCCCTCAATTGCTCGCACTCAATCCCAAGAAGGATGCTATATGATTGGAGCGGATGGTCAACGAATCGATCTCGGTCGTATTTGCGGTCAACCTTCTAGTGGTGGTAATTCTGCGGCGCAAAATTTTAAAATTCCTATTAAACGCAGAGAAAGCGGAACTCCAGTCATCGATGTCGTTTTTAATGGCAAACAAACCTTTGAGATGCTTCTGGACACCGGAGCAAGTCATACAGTGATTACACCTGCAATGGCAGAGGCACTCAGTCTGCAACCTGTTGCCGATACTGCTAGCGAAACTGGTGTTGCTTTTCCCCTCGGACTCGTAGAGTCGATGGAAGCGGGAAGCATCGCCATAGGCGATATTCTTGTTGCTGTCTCCCCCGCTTTAGAACTCGGACTGCTCGGACAGGATTTTTATGGCAGCTATGATGTAACAATTCGCGAAAAATTTGTCGAGTTTCGTTCTCGCTAA
- a CDS encoding TolC family protein → MNDRFNLQRLIRDRDNNLTSLSPRQLFPISSQAVRVGLVFIATISTSFFVNAALRSQPEQKSTVPHTNALENSPNPTVSNSKTTSFSFKDFDRAFPKLPKLSPLPKPKENTQSASDPLIPLQPKKSFTATARKEYERLLNLLQQEPKKTSSAFRRTRAIKPPQSGSPQSRQPIPQRPNLQPHPESNLRIFEQQNAFPITLLDAVTLALANNRDIKNAYLERIVQRADLEVAESTFTPKITPRLEARVLGDGIDGIDTRNRFLDLGASISIKIPTGAEAKIDWGTNLRSFNSRLAPLSNTSTLRQQVNFNIKQPLLRNAGVAVNTADLEKARLTEVINQLELRKTLIDRITDVIFAYRTLIQAQERILIEENALVNAKQQLEITSALIEAGRVAGVEIVQSQALVADIEVRLVEAKNNLEQARSNLIDLLDIDENLRISAIKELEIDEIELNPEELQQFMFANRAEYLQNRLEVERSQLSLLQAENARLWGLDLEANIGETVDNRMDVRAGLVLSRELNDRAIERDFERSRINLLQAENNLAGSEESLNLELANRIRDVELSLRQVELARNARELAERNLEIEQQKQALNRSNIFDIVEVQNDLVNARNIELNAIIDYFNAQTLLDKTIGNTLNTWGVEIDRE, encoded by the coding sequence ATGAACGATCGATTTAACCTGCAACGTCTTATACGCGATCGCGACAACAATTTGACATCACTCTCACCCCGTCAATTATTTCCTATTTCCTCCCAAGCTGTTCGTGTTGGACTCGTTTTTATCGCAACAATTTCTACTTCCTTTTTTGTGAATGCCGCATTGCGATCGCAACCGGAACAAAAATCCACAGTTCCGCACACAAACGCACTAGAAAATTCTCCCAATCCCACTGTTTCTAATAGCAAAACGACTTCTTTTTCCTTTAAGGATTTCGATCGCGCGTTTCCCAAACTCCCCAAACTTTCTCCGCTCCCAAAACCAAAAGAAAACACTCAATCCGCAAGCGATCCTCTCATTCCTCTGCAACCCAAAAAATCCTTCACTGCGACTGCGAGAAAAGAATACGAACGACTCTTAAATTTACTGCAACAAGAACCCAAAAAAACAAGCTCTGCTTTCCGTCGCACACGCGCCATAAAACCACCGCAATCGGGTTCTCCGCAATCTCGCCAACCCATCCCGCAGCGTCCCAACCTGCAACCACACCCAGAATCTAACCTCCGCATCTTCGAGCAACAAAACGCGTTCCCCATAACCCTATTAGACGCTGTAACCCTCGCCCTTGCCAACAATCGCGACATCAAAAACGCTTACCTCGAACGCATTGTTCAACGTGCAGATTTAGAAGTAGCAGAAAGCACCTTCACTCCAAAAATAACGCCACGCCTCGAAGCGCGAGTTTTAGGAGATGGAATTGACGGAATCGATACCCGAAACCGTTTCTTGGATTTAGGCGCTAGCATTTCAATCAAAATTCCAACAGGTGCAGAAGCGAAAATCGATTGGGGGACAAATTTACGCTCTTTTAATTCTCGACTTGCTCCCCTATCCAATACCAGCACGCTTAGGCAACAAGTCAACTTCAATATTAAACAACCTTTACTCAGAAATGCTGGGGTTGCGGTTAATACTGCCGATCTCGAAAAAGCAAGACTGACTGAAGTAATCAATCAATTAGAATTGCGAAAAACCCTGATCGATCGAATAACAGATGTCATTTTTGCTTACAGAACTCTCATTCAAGCGCAGGAAAGAATTTTAATTGAAGAAAACGCCTTAGTAAATGCCAAACAACAACTTGAAATTACCAGTGCTTTAATTGAAGCGGGACGAGTTGCAGGGGTTGAAATCGTACAGAGTCAAGCTTTAGTTGCCGATATTGAAGTACGATTGGTTGAGGCGAAGAACAATTTGGAACAAGCGCGATCGAATCTGATTGATTTGCTGGATATTGACGAAAATCTCAGGATTTCTGCGATTAAAGAGCTTGAAATTGATGAAATAGAATTAAATCCAGAAGAACTTCAGCAATTCATGTTTGCCAATCGCGCTGAATACTTGCAAAATCGCCTTGAAGTCGAACGATCTCAACTCTCTTTGCTGCAAGCTGAAAATGCTCGTTTGTGGGGTTTAGACCTCGAGGCTAATATTGGGGAAACCGTTGATAATAGGATGGATGTTCGTGCTGGACTGGTTTTGAGCCGAGAATTGAACGATCGCGCGATCGAACGAGATTTTGAACGCAGTCGAATTAATCTCCTTCAAGCTGAAAATAATTTAGCGGGTTCAGAAGAAAGTTTAAACCTCGAACTTGCAAATCGAATCCGAGACGTAGAATTAAGCTTAAGGCAAGTCGAACTCGCACGAAATGCTAGAGAACTTGCCGAACGAAACCTAGAAATCGAACAACAAAAACAAGCTCTAAATCGCTCTAATATTTTTGATATTGTTGAAGTTCAAAACGATCTTGTTAATGCTCGTAATATCGAACTTAATGCTATTATTGACTATTTCAATGCGCAGACTCTTCTCGACAAAACAATTGGTAATACTTTGAATACTTGGGGTGTTGAGATCGATCGCGAATAA
- a CDS encoding ABC transporter permease, giving the protein MPLSPLDLLHLTTDSLRGNPLRSALTTFGVFMGVAAVNATLQVANISTAVIERQLAEREAPQIKVSMWSREGKYLSEKEIALLKQQIAGIQAIGSLGDWLFGKVIFQDAEQESLVFPVSQNYFLISGRTLLDGRMFSPADFERYKPVAIIDRFLAAQLGLAEDAIARRVYFQGKPYTVVGVMETKSEFFGEEPRGMMLIPISFYQAMSGQRGLNGIQIRPQRLEEMIRLEEEVKQLLKQRFPNAEVWTWQNVEDILEQRETLTIASRGLLGVGAIALLVAGVGIANITVASVMERTKEIGLRRAIGATKQDILLQIILEAVLMSLIGGISAIAVVDGLSRVVANRFELPYNFEGSAAGLSLGAALLVGVGSSFLPAMRASQLEPVKALRSD; this is encoded by the coding sequence ATGCCGCTTTCCCCCCTCGATCTCCTCCACCTCACCACCGACTCCCTACGCGGGAATCCCCTGCGTTCGGCATTAACCACCTTTGGGGTCTTTATGGGGGTTGCTGCGGTGAACGCCACCCTACAAGTCGCCAACATTAGCACCGCAGTTATCGAACGGCAACTCGCAGAACGGGAAGCGCCTCAAATTAAGGTTAGTATGTGGTCGAGAGAAGGCAAATATTTAAGCGAAAAAGAGATCGCCTTACTCAAACAACAAATTGCTGGCATACAGGCGATCGGTAGTTTAGGCGATTGGCTATTTGGTAAGGTCATCTTTCAAGATGCAGAGCAAGAAAGTCTCGTTTTTCCTGTCTCCCAAAACTATTTCCTCATCTCAGGACGCACTCTGTTAGACGGAAGGATGTTTAGTCCAGCAGATTTCGAGCGATATAAACCCGTTGCCATTATCGATCGCTTTCTCGCCGCACAGCTTGGATTGGCAGAGGACGCGATCGCGCGCCGCGTTTATTTTCAGGGCAAACCCTATACTGTGGTTGGCGTGATGGAAACAAAATCCGAGTTTTTTGGAGAAGAGCCTAGAGGAATGATGCTAATCCCTATATCTTTTTACCAGGCGATGAGCGGTCAGCGCGGACTGAACGGCATTCAGATTCGTCCCCAACGCCTCGAAGAGATGATTCGCCTAGAAGAGGAAGTCAAACAGCTTTTGAAACAGCGTTTTCCCAACGCAGAGGTATGGACGTGGCAAAATGTTGAGGATATTTTAGAACAACGAGAAACCCTGACCATTGCTTCGCGGGGGTTATTGGGAGTCGGCGCGATCGCGCTTTTGGTAGCAGGCGTTGGAATTGCCAATATCACCGTTGCTTCGGTGATGGAACGAACCAAAGAAATCGGACTGCGGCGAGCCATTGGCGCAACAAAACAGGATATTCTCTTGCAAATTATCCTCGAAGCCGTATTAATGAGTTTAATTGGAGGAATTAGCGCGATCGCGGTTGTCGATGGATTGAGTCGCGTCGTTGCTAATCGGTTTGAATTGCCCTATAACTTTGAGGGGAGTGCGGCGGGATTATCCCTCGGTGCGGCGCTTCTCGTTGGCGTAGGTTCGAGCTTTCTTCCCGCAATGCGAGCGAGTCAATTGGAACCCGTCAAAGCACTTCGGAGCGACTAA
- a CDS encoding efflux RND transporter periplasmic adaptor subunit — protein sequence MEQSSQKQFKKGIRWLVGSGAIALLGIGGFFLYTQKLKPSTDAATVSLLDVELDRVEDTINESGVVELGDQQTLESAIDGGVVERVAVREDSAIAVGQVLVILREPTRETVLAQKRLEIQKEQLQLTRHQEKVAEAKKKLDLAQRELGAIARGTEVRAKELKLTRDREKILEQKSKIARLQTELRELEQLLEKEFIAANEVRQKRDDILNAQAQLRDAELTAQQTNLELQNLHQERQNTRDEKTQAVLAAQGEVKQAQLAVNTSLRQLEDLQLQLRQERQKLQQSVITSTINGKAIEISVKPGDVVKLGDPLLTIGNPRQEQIALNLNPLDARRVQPNQKVRVSVIGPDAQKFPGKIQTIANIATQSTGEIGGRQDGQATVRAIARLDTPSGTLIPGSSVNVEIILAQRERVIALSTEMIQREGEEAFVWARNERGEAEKRPVTLGLEGLTTVEIKSGLKPRDRVVVPSPDLELQPGMTLIPEGE from the coding sequence ATGGAACAATCCAGTCAAAAACAGTTTAAGAAGGGAATTCGATGGCTGGTGGGTTCCGGCGCGATCGCGCTTTTGGGAATTGGCGGTTTTTTTCTGTATACCCAAAAACTCAAACCCTCAACTGATGCGGCGACGGTGAGTTTGTTGGATGTGGAGTTGGATCGGGTTGAGGATACGATTAATGAGAGTGGCGTGGTGGAATTGGGCGACCAACAAACCCTAGAATCTGCGATTGATGGGGGAGTGGTGGAACGGGTTGCGGTGCGGGAAGATAGCGCGATCGCGGTGGGTCAGGTGTTGGTGATACTGCGAGAACCGACGCGAGAAACGGTTTTGGCGCAAAAACGACTCGAAATTCAAAAAGAGCAATTACAGCTTACCCGTCACCAGGAAAAGGTGGCTGAGGCGAAGAAAAAGCTAGACTTGGCTCAACGAGAATTGGGCGCGATCGCGCGGGGGACGGAAGTTCGCGCAAAGGAGTTAAAATTGACGCGCGATCGCGAAAAAATCCTCGAACAAAAAAGTAAAATTGCTCGCTTACAAACCGAACTCCGAGAACTCGAACAACTGTTGGAAAAGGAATTCATCGCCGCCAACGAAGTGCGACAAAAACGAGACGACATTTTAAACGCTCAAGCACAGTTGCGCGATGCAGAGTTGACCGCACAGCAAACCAACCTCGAACTGCAAAACCTCCACCAAGAACGCCAAAATACCAGAGACGAAAAAACCCAAGCCGTTCTCGCCGCACAAGGGGAAGTCAAGCAAGCGCAATTAGCCGTGAATACGAGTTTGCGCCAATTGGAAGATTTGCAACTGCAATTGCGCCAAGAAAGGCAGAAATTACAGCAAAGCGTAATTACCTCTACGATTAACGGGAAAGCGATTGAAATTAGCGTTAAACCCGGAGATGTGGTTAAATTAGGCGATCCTCTGCTCACCATTGGCAATCCCCGACAAGAGCAAATTGCGCTCAACCTCAACCCCCTCGACGCGCGTCGCGTTCAACCCAATCAAAAGGTTCGCGTCAGTGTTATTGGTCCCGATGCCCAAAAATTCCCTGGAAAAATCCAAACTATCGCCAATATTGCCACACAATCAACGGGAGAGATCGGGGGTCGGCAAGATGGTCAAGCCACCGTTCGCGCGATCGCGCGCCTCGATACCCCTAGCGGGACTTTAATACCCGGAAGTTCGGTTAATGTCGAAATTATTTTGGCACAACGAGAGAGGGTTATCGCCTTGAGTACGGAAATGATTCAACGCGAGGGCGAGGAAGCCTTTGTTTGGGCGCGAAATGAGCGAGGAGAAGCGGAAAAACGCCCGGTTACTTTGGGATTGGAGGGATTAACCACTGTGGAAATTAAATCGGGATTGAAGCCGCGCGATCGCGTGGTTGTCCCCTCCCCGGATTTAGAACTTCAACCCGGAATGACGCTTATTCCAGAAGGGGAATAG
- a CDS encoding Hsp70 family protein, translated as MGNVVGIDLGTTNSVAAFKFAEVEVVTAEDNPPPERKLTRSAVALDRDYLIAGQGAYNQLRANPENVIVSIKRLMGRGIGDIEVREQRDRLSYKIDRATHGTDLSLSVWLGGKEYQPEDISAEILKKVAHNAQLFQRQQGQTSTISEAVITIPAYFNDKQRHATRSAAARAGLKVRELLPEPTAAAISYGFTPEESSEVKTILVYDFGGGTFDASLLVASGDRFIELGKAGDLWLGGDDIDRKMIEWAKERIAEQEGIEIDRAISQMPNFHRVRFLADLKIAVEWAKIALSSAPSAHIIPPTPFLNELGIPVPIDIEITQEQFEELIAPIVDRAIAICNDAVRYSEYTNDLIDVVLLVGGSCQIPLVQQKVKEAFGSEKVVVHPRPLYAVAEGAAIVAAGLTEKVETVSRDYYIKLADGLHKVVPRGEVLPFRTAQTFKTVANGQRLIRFEFFNRDDERDVMEPIGKMWLPLYSSYPQGTEVLVALELDEQMGDLQITAVLKNDPSVKVSSLFSRGGSDEQMNEEVDRAIQEINTRQLSTAEVEEASQQVVRVVQVTNQIIDPKTGREREDVRQQAQERLNVLKSALSEELNIARSLAYECDFLVQTYDFAHREADPCGIAPPQQERLKSCAAQLRDALHKNDLSAISIGIEEAKQEISILPDTVQRLRYCRAAIYRANHIQPVQGRILSDKTERFIAALRRNESAESERLWQELSPNVQYWLNQSLPTGAIDTDLML; from the coding sequence ATGGGTAACGTGGTGGGCATCGATTTAGGAACGACCAACTCTGTTGCGGCGTTTAAATTCGCGGAAGTTGAAGTCGTCACCGCAGAAGATAATCCCCCACCCGAACGCAAATTAACCCGATCTGCTGTCGCCTTAGATCGAGACTATCTCATTGCGGGTCAAGGGGCGTACAATCAACTGCGAGCCAATCCTGAAAATGTTATTGTTTCGATTAAACGCTTGATGGGGCGAGGAATTGGCGATATCGAAGTTCGAGAACAACGCGATCGTTTGAGCTACAAAATCGATCGCGCGACGCATGGAACCGATTTGAGCCTCTCGGTGTGGTTGGGAGGGAAAGAATACCAACCCGAAGATATTTCCGCAGAAATCCTCAAAAAGGTCGCCCACAACGCCCAACTTTTCCAACGCCAACAGGGACAAACCAGCACGATTTCCGAAGCGGTTATTACCATCCCCGCTTATTTTAACGACAAACAAAGACACGCCACGCGATCGGCTGCGGCACGGGCAGGATTGAAAGTGCGCGAACTGCTCCCAGAACCCACTGCTGCGGCGATTTCCTACGGATTTACCCCGGAAGAGTCGAGCGAAGTGAAAACAATTTTGGTGTACGACTTTGGCGGCGGAACCTTCGATGCGTCACTGTTGGTAGCCAGTGGTGATCGATTTATTGAATTGGGGAAAGCGGGAGATTTGTGGTTAGGCGGCGACGACATTGATCGCAAAATGATTGAATGGGCAAAAGAACGAATTGCAGAACAAGAAGGAATTGAGATCGATCGCGCGATTTCACAAATGCCCAACTTCCACCGCGTTCGCTTTCTCGCCGACTTAAAAATTGCCGTTGAATGGGCAAAAATCGCCCTCAGCAGCGCCCCTTCCGCCCACATTATCCCCCCAACCCCATTTCTCAACGAATTGGGAATACCCGTTCCCATCGACATTGAAATTACCCAAGAACAGTTCGAGGAATTGATTGCACCCATTGTCGATCGCGCGATCGCGATTTGCAATGATGCTGTTCGTTACTCCGAATACACCAACGACTTAATCGATGTCGTCCTCCTCGTCGGCGGTTCTTGTCAAATTCCCCTCGTTCAACAGAAAGTCAAAGAAGCCTTTGGAAGTGAAAAAGTCGTCGTTCATCCCCGTCCCCTCTACGCCGTCGCCGAAGGTGCGGCAATTGTCGCCGCCGGATTAACGGAAAAAGTGGAAACCGTTTCCCGCGACTACTACATCAAACTCGCCGACGGATTGCACAAAGTCGTCCCTCGCGGCGAAGTTTTGCCTTTCAGAACCGCCCAAACCTTCAAAACCGTCGCCAACGGACAGCGTTTGATTCGCTTCGAGTTTTTCAATCGCGATGACGAACGGGACGTAATGGAACCCATTGGGAAGATGTGGTTGCCCCTTTATTCCAGCTATCCTCAAGGCACAGAAGTATTGGTAGCCCTCGAATTGGACGAACAAATGGGAGACTTGCAAATTACCGCCGTTCTCAAAAACGATCCCTCCGTGAAGGTGAGCAGCTTATTTTCTCGCGGGGGTTCCGACGAACAAATGAACGAAGAAGTCGATCGCGCGATTCAAGAAATTAACACCCGACAGCTATCAACCGCAGAAGTAGAAGAAGCCAGCCAGCAAGTGGTTCGCGTCGTCCAAGTCACCAATCAAATTATCGATCCCAAAACCGGGCGAGAACGAGAAGACGTGCGCCAACAAGCCCAAGAACGATTAAATGTGTTGAAATCTGCCCTATCGGAAGAACTAAATATCGCCCGATCCCTCGCCTACGAGTGCGATTTCCTGGTACAAACCTACGATTTCGCGCACCGCGAAGCGGATCCCTGCGGGATCGCGCCCCCCCAACAAGAACGCCTCAAATCCTGCGCCGCACAACTCCGGGATGCCCTCCACAAAAACGATCTCTCCGCGATCTCCATCGGAATCGAAGAAGCCAAACAAGAAATTTCCATCCTCCCAGACACCGTACAGCGCCTGCGCTACTGTCGCGCCGCAATTTATCGCGCAAACCACATTCAACCCGTACAAGGCAGAATCCTAAGCGATAAAACCGAGCGTTTTATTGCAGCGCTGCGTCGAAACGAATCCGCCGAATCCGAGCGCCTTTGGCAAGAACTCTCGCCGAACGTACAATATTGGTTAAATCAATCATTGCCCACCGGCGCGATCGATACAGATTTAATGTTGTGA
- a CDS encoding NACHT domain-containing protein, which translates to MSQQDNPEPNQKQNFDQSPVSGQAGQGRDFNQFRDSSGNQIAGRDLHIHYPEPLQPVPPKTKREVQNRNKLINSVKSEIAYRLKHSLPNVNPINLRQEEQPQQVQHFCDVDLKTGKTGAILPPETKTIDVFDQTAVMGRLLILGAPGSGKTTALLELAKVLTERAEQNPEFPIPVLFSLASWQKDKQSIAEWLVVQLKERQGVSEKLGKEWLKNSQLLPLLDGLDELKSERQERCVKAINQFVQEFRPLHLVVCSRLEEYERCPTTLELQGAVCLLPLTEEQIQEYLRRTDCMDFLPHLQQDSALLELAKTPLFLNLIALAYGEIALEEWQQLDSAGLRQTYLFDAYIERMLKRKISERWYRRGKEPSAEQTKHWLRFLAKRLKTEARTEFFIEKMQPTWLRTCRQRVISGLIIGLIIGLIIGLIIGLIIGLIIGLIVGLIVGLIVGLIGGLIVGLTDEIELMEAFELSWSQASREKLIIGLMFGLIGGLLGELVGGLIFGLIFGLIFGLRVDIQLRTYPNQGVWQSAKNTLAIALITLPVWTIFFGFIEYIDKNHLSIVDAIAAGFAIASIYGILFSGVACIQHFILRLILFCNGDIPWNYARFLNCATERLLLQRVGGGYRFMHDLLREHFANYS; encoded by the coding sequence ATGAGCCAGCAGGATAATCCCGAACCGAACCAAAAACAGAACTTCGACCAGTCTCCTGTCTCTGGTCAAGCGGGTCAAGGACGGGATTTTAATCAGTTCCGAGATTCATCGGGGAATCAGATTGCTGGACGCGATCTTCATATTCACTACCCAGAACCCCTTCAACCCGTTCCGCCGAAAACGAAACGAGAGGTTCAAAATCGCAACAAACTCATCAATAGCGTTAAGAGCGAAATTGCGTATCGCCTGAAGCACTCCCTACCCAACGTTAACCCGATCAACCTGCGTCAAGAGGAACAACCACAACAAGTACAGCACTTCTGTGATGTAGACTTGAAAACAGGCAAGACGGGGGCGATCCTGCCGCCTGAGACGAAAACCATTGATGTTTTTGATCAAACTGCCGTGATGGGGCGATTGTTGATTCTGGGCGCGCCGGGAAGCGGCAAAACAACCGCACTGTTGGAATTGGCAAAGGTTTTAACTGAACGCGCCGAACAAAATCCTGAGTTTCCCATTCCTGTTTTGTTCAGTCTTGCGTCGTGGCAAAAAGACAAGCAAAGTATTGCAGAGTGGTTGGTCGTACAACTGAAAGAACGGCAAGGCGTATCGGAAAAACTGGGAAAAGAATGGTTGAAAAACAGTCAACTTTTGCCCTTGTTGGATGGATTAGACGAACTAAAATCAGAACGACAAGAACGCTGTGTCAAGGCGATTAACCAATTCGTGCAAGAATTTCGTCCCCTGCATTTAGTGGTATGTAGTCGGTTGGAAGAGTACGAACGCTGTCCGACAACGCTGGAACTGCAAGGGGCGGTCTGTTTATTGCCTTTGACCGAGGAACAAATTCAAGAGTATCTGCGGCGAACGGACTGTATGGACTTTTTGCCGCATCTCCAGCAGGACTCGGCATTATTGGAGTTGGCAAAAACGCCCCTCTTTCTCAATTTGATTGCCCTCGCTTACGGTGAAATTGCCTTGGAGGAATGGCAACAACTGGACTCTGCTGGGTTACGTCAGACGTATTTGTTTGATGCTTACATCGAACGGATGCTGAAGCGGAAGATTAGCGAACGTTGGTATCGACGGGGAAAAGAACCCAGTGCAGAACAAACGAAACATTGGTTACGATTTCTCGCAAAGCGACTCAAAACCGAAGCGCGAACAGAGTTTTTTATTGAAAAGATGCAGCCCACTTGGTTGAGAACTTGCCGCCAACGAGTAATTTCCGGGCTGATTATTGGGCTGATTATTGGGCTGATTATTGGGCTGATTATTGGGCTGATTATTGGGCTGATTATTGGGCTGATTGTTGGGCTGATTGTTGGGCTGATTGTTGGGCTGATTGGAGGACTAATTGTTGGACTAACTGATGAGATAGAACTAATGGAGGCATTTGAGCTGTCTTGGTCGCAAGCATCGCGAGAGAAGCTGATTATCGGGCTGATGTTCGGGCTGATTGGAGGACTGCTTGGAGAGCTGGTTGGAGGGCTAATTTTCGGGCTAATTTTTGGGCTAATTTTCGGGCTGAGGGTTGATATCCAATTGCGCACGTACCCCAATCAAGGAGTATGGCAATCAGCGAAAAACACCTTGGCGATTGCGCTAATAACTTTACCAGTGTGGACAATATTTTTTGGATTTATTGAGTATATCGACAAAAATCATTTGAGCATAGTGGACGCGATCGCGGCTGGATTTGCGATAGCATCAATTTATGGCATTCTCTTCTCTGGTGTAGCCTGCATTCAACACTTCATCCTCCGCCTGATCCTCTTTTGCAACGGCGATATCCCCTGGAATTACGCCCGCTTCCTCAACTGCGCCACAGAACGCCTGCTGCTACAACGGGTGGGCGGCGGCTACCGCTTTATGCACGACTTGCTGCGCGAGCATTTCGCGAATTATTCTTAG
- the galE gene encoding UDP-glucose 4-epimerase GalE, whose translation MTKPTILVTGGAGYIGSHAVLALQRAGYGVVVLDNLVYGHREIAEKVLNVKLVVGDTGDRALLDNLFNTHNIAAVMHFAAYAYVGESVQTPDKYYRNNVVGTLTLLEAMLAAGLNKFVFSSTCATYGVPKTIPIPEDHTQNPINPYGMSKLMVEHILSDFDRAYDFRSVRFRYFNAAGADPTGQLGEDHNPETHLIPLTLFTALGRRESISIFGTDYPTPDGTCIRDYIHVSDLATAHVLGLEYLLQGGKTEVFNLGNGSGFSVKEVIETAREVTGEEIKAVEQERRPGDPPMLVGSAKKARKILNWNPEYPNVREILAHAWQWHQKRHQ comes from the coding sequence ATGACAAAACCCACAATTCTAGTTACCGGAGGCGCTGGATATATCGGTTCTCATGCCGTCCTCGCCTTGCAACGTGCCGGATATGGTGTCGTTGTTTTGGATAATCTGGTTTACGGACATCGAGAGATTGCTGAAAAGGTTTTAAACGTCAAATTGGTGGTTGGCGATACGGGCGATCGCGCGCTGCTGGATAATCTCTTTAATACCCATAATATTGCCGCCGTCATGCACTTTGCGGCATATGCTTATGTGGGCGAGTCGGTGCAAACTCCCGATAAATACTACCGCAATAACGTGGTTGGCACCCTAACCCTCCTCGAAGCGATGTTAGCCGCAGGGTTGAATAAGTTTGTCTTCTCCTCCACCTGTGCCACCTACGGTGTACCCAAAACCATTCCCATCCCCGAAGATCATACCCAAAATCCCATCAATCCTTATGGAATGAGCAAGTTGATGGTCGAGCATATTCTCTCAGATTTTGATCGCGCCTACGATTTTCGCTCGGTGCGCTTCCGCTACTTTAACGCAGCAGGAGCAGACCCCACGGGGCAATTAGGGGAAGATCACAATCCCGAAACCCATTTAATTCCTCTCACCCTCTTCACCGCTTTGGGTAGGCGAGAGTCTATTTCTATTTTTGGCACCGATTACCCGACTCCCGATGGCACTTGCATCCGCGATTACATCCACGTTAGCGATTTAGCAACCGCCCACGTTTTGGGTTTAGAGTATTTGTTGCAAGGGGGCAAAACGGAAGTTTTTAACCTGGGAAATGGCAGTGGATTTTCTGTTAAAGAAGTAATTGAAACCGCCAGGGAAGTTACGGGAGAGGAGATAAAAGCTGTCGAACAAGAACGTCGTCCCGGCGACCCGCCGATGTTGGTTGGGAGTGCGAAAAAAGCACGGAAAATTCTTAACTGGAATCCGGAATATCCCAATGTTCGCGAGATTCTTGCCCATGCTTGGCAATGGCATCAAAAACGACATCAATAA